A DNA window from Hydrogenophaga taeniospiralis contains the following coding sequences:
- a CDS encoding OmpA family protein, with protein sequence MAFPAAMAFDAGRSTVKPALARQLNALANRLNTSPGTRVNILGHGDDKRSDAANRLLAQDRALSVRDYLIARGVSIIRLRAEGRAANRQLEIHLSDVAPPKAAR encoded by the coding sequence ATGGCATTTCCCGCCGCGATGGCCTTCGATGCGGGGCGCTCGACCGTGAAGCCCGCCCTGGCGCGCCAGCTCAATGCGCTGGCCAACCGGCTCAACACGAGCCCGGGCACGCGGGTCAACATCCTGGGGCATGGCGACGACAAGCGCAGCGATGCCGCCAACCGCCTGCTGGCGCAGGACCGTGCGCTGAGCGTGCGCGATTACCTGATCGCCCGTGGCGTGTCGATCATCCGGCTGCGCGCCGAGGGTCGAGCGGCCAACCGGCAGCTGGAGATCCACCTCAGCGATGTCGCACCACCCAAGGCCGCGCGCTGA
- a CDS encoding aldo/keto reductase, with amino-acid sequence MNTVALGSSGLQVTPICLGTMTFGEQVQEAAAHAILDRALERGINFVDTAEMYSVPAKAETCGATESIIGNWFARNPGARQKVVLATKVAGPARGMPWLRPEVSKAGIVEACEASLRRLQTDVIDLYQIHWPARNMPTFGALYFDPSKDRPMPSVLEQLEALSGLVQAGQVRAIGLSNESPYGVHEFVRLAAQHGLSSVATVQNPYCLINRSFENGLDETCHRLGVSLLAYSPLGFGLLSGKYDATGLVGDAGRMALYDSMRKQRWGRPEALDAARRYNALAREHGLTPVQMALAFCYTNWRVASTIIGVTSLAQLDECLDAWGTTLSPELLKEIDKIRWEVRDPAQ; translated from the coding sequence ATGAACACTGTTGCACTGGGCTCCAGCGGCCTGCAAGTCACCCCCATCTGCCTGGGCACCATGACCTTTGGCGAACAGGTCCAGGAAGCCGCCGCCCACGCCATCCTAGACCGCGCCCTGGAGCGCGGCATCAACTTCGTCGATACCGCTGAGATGTACTCCGTGCCGGCCAAGGCCGAGACCTGCGGCGCCACCGAATCCATCATCGGCAACTGGTTCGCCAGGAACCCGGGCGCGCGCCAGAAAGTGGTGCTCGCCACCAAGGTGGCCGGCCCGGCGCGCGGCATGCCCTGGCTGCGTCCCGAGGTGAGCAAGGCCGGCATCGTCGAGGCCTGCGAAGCCAGCCTGCGCCGCCTGCAGACCGACGTGATCGACCTGTACCAGATCCACTGGCCGGCGCGCAACATGCCCACGTTTGGCGCCCTCTATTTCGATCCCTCGAAAGACCGGCCCATGCCTTCCGTTCTGGAGCAGCTCGAAGCCCTGAGCGGGCTGGTCCAGGCGGGCCAGGTGCGCGCGATCGGCCTGTCCAACGAGTCGCCCTACGGCGTGCACGAGTTCGTGCGGCTGGCCGCCCAACACGGGCTCTCCAGCGTGGCCACGGTGCAGAACCCGTACTGCCTGATCAATCGCAGCTTTGAGAACGGGCTGGACGAAACCTGCCACCGCCTCGGGGTGTCGCTGCTGGCCTATTCACCGCTGGGCTTTGGCCTGCTGAGCGGCAAATACGATGCCACCGGCCTGGTGGGCGACGCCGGTCGCATGGCCCTCTACGACTCGATGCGCAAGCAGCGCTGGGGCCGCCCGGAGGCGCTGGACGCCGCGCGCCGCTACAACGCGCTGGCACGCGAACACGGCCTGACCCCGGTGCAGATGGCGCTGGCGTTCTGCTACACCAACTGGCGCGTGGCCAGCACCATCATCGGCGTGACCTCGCTGGCCCAGCTCGACGAATGCCTGGACGCCTGGGGCACCACGCTCTCACCCGAACTGCTCAAAGAGATTGACAAAATCCGCTGGGAAGTTCGCGACCCTGCCCAATGA
- a CDS encoding alpha/beta fold hydrolase, which translates to MYQALNPSRSELVPIRGLSYHVRVWGQADAATPPLVLVHGWMDVSASWQFMVDALQARRWIIAPDWRGFGLTRGEGPAPDSYWFPDYLADLDALLDHYAAGQPVDLVGHSMGGNVAMMYAGVRPQRIRRLVNLEGFGLPETRPAQAPERYAKWMDEIKALHRGEMELKAYDSVEGVARRLMKTNPRLPADQAEWLAAHWAAPDAQGRWVVLGDPAHKVVSAHLYQVEEALAIYRRISAPVLSVTASDDSLGQWWKGQFSLAQYHERLQAVPRLHSAVVNDAGHMLHHDQPAALAGLIETFLA; encoded by the coding sequence ATGTACCAAGCCCTGAACCCATCCCGCAGCGAGTTGGTCCCGATCCGCGGCCTGTCCTATCACGTGCGCGTCTGGGGTCAGGCCGACGCCGCAACGCCGCCCCTGGTGCTGGTGCACGGCTGGATGGACGTGTCCGCGTCGTGGCAGTTCATGGTGGACGCCCTGCAGGCCCGGCGCTGGATCATCGCGCCGGACTGGCGCGGTTTTGGCCTGACGCGCGGCGAGGGGCCTGCGCCCGACAGCTACTGGTTTCCGGACTACCTGGCCGATCTGGACGCCCTGCTCGACCACTACGCCGCCGGGCAGCCGGTGGATCTGGTGGGCCACAGCATGGGCGGCAACGTGGCCATGATGTACGCCGGCGTGCGGCCGCAGCGCATCCGCCGGCTGGTCAACCTCGAAGGTTTCGGCCTGCCCGAGACCCGCCCGGCCCAGGCACCCGAGCGCTATGCGAAGTGGATGGACGAGATCAAGGCCCTGCACCGCGGCGAGATGGAGCTGAAGGCCTACGACTCGGTCGAAGGCGTGGCGCGGCGCCTGATGAAGACCAACCCGCGCCTGCCGGCCGACCAGGCCGAGTGGCTGGCCGCACACTGGGCCGCGCCCGACGCGCAAGGGCGCTGGGTGGTGCTCGGCGACCCCGCGCACAAGGTGGTGAGTGCCCACCTCTACCAGGTCGAAGAGGCCCTGGCCATCTACCGGCGCATCAGCGCGCCGGTGCTCAGCGTGACCGCCAGCGACGACAGCCTGGGCCAGTGGTGGAAGGGCCAGTTCTCGCTGGCGCAGTACCACGAGCGGCTCCAGGCCGTGCCCCGGTTGCACAGCGCCGTGGTCAACGATGCCGGCCACATGCTGCACCACGACCAGCCCGCCGCGCTCGCCGGACTGATCGAAACCTTCCTGGCGTGA
- a CDS encoding acyl-CoA synthetase, with translation MPQSQGRDKTTRRPAAVDHYDALHSGFRWQVPDRFNMAEVCLRRWAAQPASAARTAVIACAGGQPDRHHSYAELQDQANRLSNALVAMGVERGDRVAIVLPQRFETAVAYMTVLQMGAVGMPLSQLFGPEALEYRLHDSEAVVAICDASTLDAVQSVSGACPLLHTVVAVGVQPARAGALDWSAVLAQAAPDFALVHTLADEAAVLIYTSGTTGNPKGALIPHRALIGNLTGFVCSQNWFGFDPFDASVPSQAVFWSPADWAWTGGLMDALLPTLYFGRPIVGYNGRFSPQTAFELLERHGVTHSFLFPTALKAMMKAFPEPRQRYTLRLQAIMSAGEAVGDAVFAYCQRQLGVTVNEMFGQTEINYIVGNCAMQWDAAAPGRPKQGGTPSGGSDPRSGGARGRTGWPAKPGSMGKGYPGHRVAVIDDEGQECPVGVPGDVAVHRLDVHGQPDPIFFLGYWKNEASTRAKFTGDASNSWCRTGDMAVRDAEGYLWYQGRADDVFKAAGYRIGPGEIENCLVKHPAVANAAVVPKPDAERGAVVKAYVVLAQEYLAAQAGRALGEPAFERALTAELQAHVKGKLAPYEYPKEIEFVDALPMTTTGKVQRRVLRLQEEERARARA, from the coding sequence ATGCCGCAGAGTCAAGGCCGGGACAAGACCACGCGCCGCCCGGCGGCGGTGGACCATTACGACGCGCTGCACAGCGGGTTCCGCTGGCAGGTGCCCGATCGTTTCAACATGGCCGAGGTCTGTCTGCGGCGCTGGGCGGCGCAGCCCGCCAGCGCCGCGCGCACCGCGGTCATTGCCTGCGCCGGGGGCCAGCCCGACCGCCACCACAGCTACGCCGAGCTGCAGGACCAGGCCAACCGCCTGTCCAACGCGCTCGTGGCCATGGGGGTGGAGCGCGGCGACCGCGTCGCCATCGTGCTGCCGCAACGCTTTGAAACCGCGGTGGCCTACATGACGGTGTTGCAGATGGGGGCGGTGGGCATGCCGCTGTCGCAGCTGTTCGGCCCCGAGGCGCTGGAATACCGCCTGCACGACAGCGAGGCCGTGGTGGCGATCTGCGACGCCAGCACGCTCGACGCCGTGCAGTCCGTGAGCGGCGCCTGCCCGCTGCTGCACACCGTGGTCGCGGTGGGTGTGCAGCCTGCCCGGGCGGGGGCGCTGGACTGGTCGGCCGTGCTGGCGCAGGCCGCGCCCGACTTTGCTCTGGTGCACACCCTGGCCGACGAGGCCGCCGTGTTGATCTACACCAGCGGCACCACCGGCAACCCCAAGGGCGCGTTGATTCCGCACCGCGCGCTCATCGGCAACCTCACCGGTTTTGTCTGCAGCCAGAACTGGTTCGGCTTCGATCCGTTCGACGCCTCGGTGCCCTCGCAGGCGGTGTTCTGGTCGCCGGCCGACTGGGCCTGGACCGGTGGCCTGATGGACGCGCTCTTGCCCACGCTGTACTTCGGCCGGCCCATCGTGGGCTACAACGGGCGTTTCAGTCCGCAGACCGCGTTCGAGCTGCTGGAGCGCCACGGCGTGACGCACAGCTTCCTGTTTCCCACCGCGCTCAAGGCCATGATGAAAGCCTTTCCCGAGCCGCGCCAGCGCTACACGCTGCGGCTGCAGGCCATCATGAGCGCGGGCGAGGCGGTGGGCGATGCCGTGTTCGCCTATTGCCAGCGGCAGCTCGGCGTGACGGTCAACGAGATGTTCGGCCAGACCGAGATCAACTACATCGTGGGCAACTGCGCCATGCAATGGGACGCCGCAGCGCCGGGCCGCCCCAAGCAAGGCGGCACCCCCTCGGGGGGCAGCGACCCGCGCAGCGGCGGAGCGCGGGGGCGAACCGGTTGGCCCGCGAAACCGGGCAGCATGGGCAAAGGCTACCCCGGCCACCGCGTGGCGGTGATCGACGACGAGGGCCAGGAGTGCCCGGTGGGCGTGCCGGGCGACGTGGCGGTGCACCGTCTGGACGTGCATGGCCAGCCCGATCCGATCTTTTTCCTGGGCTACTGGAAGAACGAGGCCTCCACGCGCGCCAAGTTCACCGGGGACGCGAGCAACAGCTGGTGCCGCACCGGCGACATGGCCGTGCGCGACGCCGAGGGTTACCTCTGGTACCAGGGCCGTGCCGACGACGTGTTCAAGGCCGCGGGCTACCGCATCGGGCCGGGTGAGATCGAGAACTGCCTGGTCAAACACCCGGCCGTGGCCAACGCCGCCGTGGTGCCCAAGCCCGATGCCGAGCGCGGCGCGGTGGTCAAGGCCTACGTGGTGCTGGCGCAGGAATACCTGGCGGCGCAAGCCGGCCGGGCCCTGGGCGAGCCGGCGTTCGAGCGGGCGCTCACGGCCGAACTGCAGGCGCACGTGAAAGGCAAGCTCGCGCCCTACGAGTACCCCAAGGAGATCGAGTTTGTGGACGCGCTGCCCATGACCACCACCGGCAAGGTACAGCGGCGCGTGCTGCGGCTGCAGGAAGAGGAGCGCGCCCGTGCGCGGGCCTGA
- a CDS encoding HAD family hydrolase, protein MVQALIFDMDGTMIDSMPSHQRSWVEFTRRRGLAIDVPDLMRRTTGRTGVECMRELFGDLTDAQAQAFVDEKEAVYRELFAPVFSEVAGFKAFLGAAQQRGLAVGVGTAGDRHNQAFAYQHLALGQPLPTVGGDEGLPGKPEPAIFLEVARRLGVVPERCIVFEDAPLGIEAARRAGMRAVAICSSHPAQELGGPHVLARVPDYHALITSRFLETL, encoded by the coding sequence ATGGTCCAGGCCCTGATCTTCGACATGGACGGCACCATGATCGACTCCATGCCGTCGCACCAGCGCAGCTGGGTCGAATTCACGCGCCGGCGTGGTCTCGCCATCGACGTGCCCGACCTCATGCGCCGCACCACCGGCCGCACCGGCGTGGAGTGCATGCGCGAGCTCTTCGGCGACCTCACCGACGCGCAGGCCCAGGCTTTCGTCGATGAGAAGGAGGCCGTCTACCGCGAGCTGTTTGCGCCCGTTTTCAGCGAGGTCGCGGGTTTCAAGGCCTTCCTGGGGGCCGCGCAACAGCGCGGGCTCGCGGTCGGCGTGGGCACGGCGGGTGACCGCCACAACCAGGCCTTTGCCTACCAGCATCTGGCGCTGGGCCAGCCCCTGCCCACGGTGGGCGGCGACGAGGGCCTGCCCGGCAAGCCCGAGCCTGCCATCTTTCTGGAAGTCGCGCGCCGCCTGGGTGTGGTGCCCGAGCGCTGCATCGTGTTCGAAGACGCGCCACTGGGCATCGAGGCCGCGCGGCGCGCCGGCATGCGCGCCGTCGCCATCTGCAGCTCACACCCGGCTCAGGAACTCGGTGGCCCGCACGTGCTGGCCCGCGTTCCCGACTACCACGCCCTGATCACATCCCGTTTCCTGGAGACACTATGA
- a CDS encoding aminoacyl-tRNA deacylase, producing the protein MKRRRGESHVSETLATAWLKAHGVVFTEHPYEYLEHGGAQHSAAVLGLDPFAVVKTLIMQDEQARPLAVLMHGNRTVSTKNLARQTGAKSIEPCKPEVANRHSGYFVGGTSPFGLKRAMPVWVEASVLELPRIWINGGRRGFLVGIDPAVLAGPLGARPVHCALAE; encoded by the coding sequence GTGAAGCGGCGCAGGGGGGAGTCCCATGTCTCCGAAACCCTCGCCACCGCCTGGCTCAAGGCCCATGGTGTGGTGTTCACCGAGCATCCCTACGAGTACCTGGAGCACGGGGGTGCGCAGCACAGCGCGGCGGTGCTGGGGCTGGACCCGTTCGCGGTGGTCAAGACGCTGATCATGCAGGACGAGCAGGCGCGACCGCTGGCGGTGCTGATGCATGGCAACCGCACCGTGTCCACCAAGAACCTCGCGCGACAGACCGGGGCCAAGTCGATCGAGCCCTGCAAGCCCGAGGTGGCGAACCGCCACAGCGGCTACTTCGTGGGCGGCACCTCGCCGTTCGGTCTCAAGCGAGCCATGCCGGTCTGGGTGGAGGCCTCGGTGCTGGAGCTGCCCCGGATCTGGATCAACGGCGGGCGGCGGGGTTTTCTGGTGGGCATCGATCCGGCGGTGCTGGCCGGTCCGCTGGGCGCCAGGCCGGTGCATTGCGCGCTGGCAGAATAG
- the prfB gene encoding peptide chain release factor 2 (programmed frameshift), whose product MEAERVNSIRNQLDDLTTRVVELRRYLDYDAKASKLKEVESALEDPTVWNDPKRAQDLGREKKSLEDVVLVLDRLSNELSDNTELFEMSSEDGDDAGLITIEGEAAKVAAEVEKLEFRRMFNNPADPLNCFLDIQAGAGGTEACDWASMLLRQYLKYCERKGFKTTIEDETAGDTAGIKGATIKIEGEYAFGLLRTETGVHRLVRKSPFDSSGGRHTSFASVFVYPEIDDSIEININPADVRTDTFRASGAGGQHINKTDSAVRLTHIPTGIVVQCQDGRSQHSNRDVAWKRLRSRLYDFELRKQQEEQQKLEDSKTDVGWGHQIRSYVLDNSRIKDLRTNVEISATQKVLDGDLDAFIEASLKQGV is encoded by the exons ATGGAAGCAGAACGCGTCAACTCCATCCGCAACCAGCTCGACGACCTGACCACCCGGGTGGTCGAGCTCCGGAGGTATCTT GACTACGATGCCAAAGCATCGAAGCTGAAGGAAGTCGAGTCCGCGCTGGAAGACCCCACGGTCTGGAACGACCCCAAACGCGCCCAGGACCTGGGTCGCGAGAAGAAATCGCTCGAAGACGTGGTGCTGGTGCTCGACCGTCTGAGCAACGAGCTGTCCGACAACACCGAGCTGTTCGAGATGTCCAGCGAAGACGGTGACGACGCCGGGCTGATCACCATCGAAGGCGAAGCCGCCAAGGTGGCCGCCGAGGTGGAGAAGCTCGAATTCCGCCGCATGTTCAACAACCCGGCCGATCCGCTGAACTGCTTCCTGGACATCCAGGCCGGCGCCGGCGGCACCGAAGCCTGCGACTGGGCCAGCATGCTGCTGCGCCAGTACCTGAAGTACTGCGAGCGCAAGGGTTTCAAGACCACGATCGAAGACGAGACCGCGGGCGACACCGCCGGCATCAAGGGCGCCACGATCAAGATCGAGGGCGAGTACGCCTTTGGCCTGCTGCGCACCGAAACCGGGGTGCACCGCCTGGTGCGCAAGAGCCCGTTCGACTCCTCGGGCGGGCGCCACACCTCGTTTGCCTCGGTATTCGTCTACCCCGAGATCGACGACTCGATCGAGATCAACATCAACCCGGCCGACGTGCGCACCGACACCTTCCGCGCTTCGGGCGCCGGCGGCCAGCACATCAACAAGACCGACTCGGCCGTGCGCCTCACGCACATCCCCACCGGCATCGTGGTGCAATGCCAGGACGGCCGCAGCCAGCACAGCAACCGCGACGTGGCCTGGAAACGCCTGCGCTCGCGCCTGTACGACTTTGAACTGCGCAAGCAGCAGGAAGAGCAGCAGAAGCTCGAAGACAGCAAGACCGACGTGGGCTGGGGCCACCAGATCCGCAGCTACGTGCTGGACAACAGCCGCATCAAGGACCTGCGCACCAACGTCGAAATCTCCGCCACGCAGAAGGTGCTGGACGGCGACCTCGACGCCTTCATCGAAGCCTCGCTCAAGCAGGGCGTCTGA